Part of the Virgibacillus natechei genome is shown below.
CTACACTTCCGTTGGATACAGTTAAAAAAGAAAGTTAGCATATTGTTGATTCTGGATAAGAATTATAGAAAATGCGGTATTCGTTAAACGGATTCTTAAAGGGTTCTTTGCTTTGTTAGGCAGTAGGAAAGCATATACACCTATCTGCTAAACAAAAGAGAGAGAGAATATTTATTATCAATTGACATTATTCAAAAATTGCTTTATTATAATATCTAACAATTACATATTTTATTCCTTATCTAGAGAGGTGGAGGGAAATGGCCCTTTGAAACCTCGGCAACAGGTTCGCTAATTTGAATACTGTGCTAATTCCATCAAGCATACGCTTGAAAGATAAGAGAAGACGTAATCTTGTAATAGATTTTAAACTCTTTTCTTATCCAGGAAAGAGTTTTTTGTTTATTTAAGCAGTTAAGAGAAAGCATAACTACTTTCTTAACTGCATAAGGCTTGGCGGATGCCAAGTTTTCTAATAGAAGGAGAGTGGAGTTCATGAAGTATGGATTTTGGTTACCTATTTTTGGTGGATGGCTACGAAATGTTGAAAATGAAAGCATGCCACCAACATACGATTATGCAAAGGAAGTAATACAATCCGCTGAAAAATGGGGATATGACACCACATTAATTGCTGAATTGTACTTAAATGATATAAAAGGAACAGATCAGGATTCTATCGAAGCTTGGTCAACTGCAGCAGCTTTAGCAGCAGTAACGGAAAAAATTGAAATTATGGCAGCCGTGCGTCCAGTGTTTCATAATCCCGCTGTGACAGCAAAGATGGCAGCCAATATTGATCATATTAGTAAAGGGAGATTTACTTTAAATGTTGTTTCAGGCTGGTGGGCTGAGGAAGCGAAACAATACGGCGGTAATTTTACAGAACATGATGAGCGATATGAGCGGACAACCGAATTTCTTGAGATATTAAAGGGCTTATGGACAGAAGAGACATTTTCATATGATGGCAAGTTTTACAAAATAGAAAACACGCAGCTTTCACCAAAACCTGTTCAACGTCCGAATCCTGTTTTATATGCTGGTGGTGAAAGTGAAAAGGGGAAACAGGTTATTTCTTCCCTTTGCGATGCCTATATCTTGCATGGGCACACCGTAGAAGAAGCTGAGGCGAAAATTGTTGATATGAAAGGAAGAAGAGAGGCAGCTGGACCTGAACCTTTACAATCTATTGGCATGGCAGCCTACGTGATTTGCCGTGATACAGAGGAAGAGGCACATGCTGAATTAAACCGTATTACGACTGTGAAAGATATGAGTGGTTATGCTGGGTTTGAAGATTTTACCTCAAAGTCAGAGCTGGAGCAACAGATTCAGCTGCAAGATTATTCTGTATCGAACCGGGGCTTGCGTCCAAATCTTGTGGGGACACCAGAGCAAATTGCAAAACAGGTTTTGGAGTTTGAAAAGGTTGGTGTTGATTTACTATTATTACAATGTTCTCCACAGCTGGAAGAATTGGAACGTTTTTCAAAACAGGTTATGCCAAAAGTTGAGGAATTACGAGCGACGTTAACAAACATATAATAGGGGGCAGATTTTGTGAGTAAAATATATGTACTACATGAAAATAACGAGTGGACAGATCATTTAACCGATAGATTAGAAGAGTTAGGTCTTCCATATGAAGATTGGTTATTGGATAATGGCAAAGTTGATCTGACTTCTTTGCCACCGAATGGTGTTTTTTATAACCGGATGAGCGCCTCATCTCACACGCGTGGAAACCGTTTTGCGCCAGAATTAACAAGTGCTGTTCTATCATGGCTGGAACAAAATGGCAGGACAGTGATTAATGGAAACCGCGCACTTCAGCTAGAGTTAAGTAAGGTACTGCAGTATTTGGAACTTGAAAAGTTTGGCATAAAAACACCTAGAACAGTTGCCGCAGTTGGAAAAGATGAATTGCTAAAAGCGGCAGAGTCATTTGAAGGAACGAAATTTATTACGAAGCATAACCGTGCAGGAAAAGGTCTTGGTGTTAAACTTTTTCATTCAGTCGAAGCATTAAAACAATATGTGGAAGGGGATGAATTTGAGGAGCCAGTTGATGGCGTTACGTTAATTCAGGAATATATAGAATCACCTGAGTCTTTCATTACACGTTGTGAATTTGTTGGAGGTAAATTCCTTTATGCAGTTCGCGTTGATACGTCAGAAGGGTTTGAATTATGCCCGGCAGATGCATGCTCAATTGAAGATCAATTTCCTGCAGGAGAAGAGGAATCAGAAACAGCCAAATTTCAAGTAAGGGAAGGTTTCGATCATCCTGTACTGGAAAAATATGAGCAAGTACTTGCAGCAAATGATATTAAAATTGCTGGAATTGAGTTTATTCAGGATAAAAATGGAGAAATTTATACGTATGATATTAACACGAATACCAATTATAATAGCGATGCCGAAGCGAAGAGCGGGAAATTCGGTATGTTGGAAGTAGCGAAGCATTTGGGAGAAGAGCTTGAAAAAGTTAGCGGGGCAGTTCTTTCATAATAATAGTTTTTTAATACTGCATGTAAGAGCACCTTCTCTGTCGTATTCTACAGAAGGAGGTGCTTTTTATTATCGAGAACGGTGAAGTCTTTACCACTCGGTAGAAGCCACCGAAAAACGGGAGAGCCCCGCACCGAATCGGGAGAGAGCCACCAGAAAACGATAAGCCCTCGCTCTCTGGCGTGTTCGGCTGTTATTCTCTTCCCGCGGAAACTCTGCCTTTCACAATCTTATTCGGATTAAGTAGACCACGTGGATCAAGTGCTTGCTTAATTTTTTCCATAACATGAAGTGCCTCTCCATGCTCTTTTTCCTGGTATTTTTGTTTTCCTATTCCGACGCCATGTTCGCCGGTGCATGTACCTCCTCGGTCAAGCGCGTATTCGACGATTTGTTCATTTAGTTGTTCTGCCTTCTGTACTTCTTCCACGTTGTCGAGATCGATCATTAAGAATATATGGTAGTTTCCATCCCCCACATGACCGACTATCCCGCCTTGCAGGTTAAAGGTTCTTATGGCTTCTTGCGCATTTTGAATGGCTCCTGCTAATTCAGAAATGGGGAGACAAACATCTGTTATCATTAATTTCCTTCCCGGATAGCCATGGGTATAAGCGTAGAGCACATGATGCCTTGCTTCCCAGAGCTTATTCCGTGCTGCAGTTTCCGTCTCAAATGCTACTTCTAGACAGTCAAAATCCTTGAGAATATCTTCGGCAAACGAAACATCCTGCGCAAGTCCAGCCTCATTTCCGTGAAACTCCATAAATAATGTAGGTACTTCTTTGTAGTCCGTTTCACTATATAGATTCGCTTGTACCATGGATGGCTCATCTAAAAGCTCCATTCTGGCTATGGGCACGCCAGCCTGTAATATTGCTGTGACAGCTTCAACTGCATCATCCACCGTGTTAAAAGATGCTCTTGCTGCCATCTGGTGCTCTGGTATGCCGTATACCTTTAGGGTCAACTCGGTAAAACAGCCTAGCGTACCTTCAGACCCTACAAAAATGCCACTCAAATGATAACCTGATGATGACTTTTCCGCTAAATTTCCTGTATGTATCGTTTTCCCATCTGCAAGTACTATTTCCAAATTGCGAACCTGGTCACGCATGATACCATATCGGACAGACATCGTTCCACTGGCATTCGTCGCAGCCATTCCACCAAGCGTTGCATCTGCCCCTGGATCCACTGGGAAAAATAATCCATATTTTTTCAGCTCTTTATTCAACTGGGAACGCGTTACACCGGGTTGTACTCTGACAAGAAAATCTTTTTCCCTTATCTCCAGTATGTTGTTCATTACGGAAAAATCAATCGTTATGCCATGATCGTAGGGAATGACATGTCCTTCTAAACTTGTTCCTAGGCCATAAGGCACAACTGGGATCTGGTGTTTATCTGCGAGCTTTACGACTTCGCTCACCTCAGCAGCGTTTTCTGGAAATACTACAACATTCGGTGAACTGGGCGTGTGATAGGATTCGTCCGTGCTATGTTCCTCTAGAACAGTCTCGTTCATAGTAAGCTGTTCATCCCGTAAAAACTTTTCTAATTCATTTATTAAAGCCTTCACTTCTGTATCCATGATATCCTCTCCTTTTATTATAGAAATTTCTGACTTCAAGTATAAATGATGTGAAAAAGGAAGTCTATACATTAATAATGTGAGCGATTTTCTCCTTTCCTTTACAATTGATAAGCAGCGTCTAGTCATGTTTCAAGATGGTCGTACTCTCGTTCATGGAACAAAAGATATAGCTGAAGCTAGAACACTGTATCATCGTTATTTGGGTTAAATGCCTTGATAGATTATTTATGTGGGTAGCCATAAATAAAAATGAAACGTACAAAAACCCCAGTGCAGAAGGGATCCTGGGGTTTTTGAAATTACTTATGCAACTTATAGAATAAATCTATTTTACGAAATTTCGTACCCTGCTTTTTAATCAGCTACACGTTGTTGATTTGTAGAATAATTTATAGCCATTTCTACCGCAGTTCGTGCTTCTATATAGCCCCATAGATCGTCAAGCTTTGGTTGGGCAGTTGTCTGAAGAATGCTTTTTACATCATTGGGACTGAGATTTGGATTAGCTTCTAGCATTTGTGCAATTACGCCCGCGCATATAGGGGTTGCCATCGACGTACCAGATAATTGTAAATAAGTCTCTTCGACGATCTGTTCTGGTACTTGTTGTTCGAGAGCAGACCCTGGTGCCAATAGCGAGATAATATCAGTTCCTGGCGAATAAATATCTGGTTTGATTAGGGAGTCAATAGTCGGTCCGCGGCTTGAATAATCTGCGATGTGGTCATCCGTTCTTGATGCAGTATCTTGATCGTCTGTAGATCCGACAGTAATAATAAACGGATTGATGGCTGGTGTGCTGATGGTCTCTGGTTCTGGTCCACTGTTTCCGGCGGCAGCGCAAACAACGATGCCCTCATGCCATGCATCCTGTGTGGCCATTGCTAGCGGATCATCTCTATAAGACTCGTGTGCTTGAGCTCCGAGAGATAGAGAAATAATTCGAATGTTGTATTCTTCTTTGTGCTCGATGCACCATACAATTCCTTCTATGATGGTTGATAATCTTCCGCCACCATCTTGATCCAATGCCTTCACACCAATTACAGAAGCTTCAGGGGCAGGACCGATATATAAACCTTCTGATTGATACGCGTTCCCTGCTGCGTCACCGGCACAATGCGTCCCATGTCCGTTATCATCATAGGGATCTTCCTGATCGTTAATAAAATCTTTGAAAGCGGTAATTCTGTTCGTTGGATTTGTTAAGTCAGCATGGGGGTGAATTCCGGTATCAATGACAGCAATTGTTACCCCATTTCCGGTTAAGTCATGCTGCTCTTGTATATCAACCGAACCAATTTGTCTGCTTGCAATATCAAGAAAGCTTGTAACTTCACGATCATAATAAATACGATCAACTGCCCCGTGGTCTTTAATTTGTTTAATCATCTGAGGAGTTAATTGTCCGCAAATAGTTTCATGAAATCTCAAGTCTTTATCTAATTTGCTAATATTGTCTTTTTGGCAGGTGGTCAATAAGTCGTCTTTTGTATCCTTATCTGTGTCCTTGGCAAAGTAAACAATGACTGGTATTGGGATGCTGTTCGTAGTTGTTTCATAGGGATCTTCTTTTCTTTTGCCACGTAGATGCTTTACTAATCCTGGATCTAGTTTGCGGCCAGCCTCTTCAAACCATACTCTTTTTCGGTTACTCATTTTTTTGCCTCCTTGTGATTTTAATTGTAAATCTATTACTCCTACCTACAGTGGATCCTAAACAAAATAGCGATATCCTTTCACATTACATTGGCCTTTAAAGAGTCTGCATTTAATTTCATTCAAATGAAAGGATTATCCTATTAATAAAAGCATAGCAGTTTAATAGAAAGTGAACAATCCGTCAAAATAACTAATTATTAAGAAAAAACAAATAAGGCTTTAGAAAAAAAGGTGCCTGTCACTTCCCGATTTTTGTCGAGGATTTCAAGAAGAGAAAAGCTCTATGTCAGGAACGCCGACATAGAGCTTAACTAACTTATATTTAATGGTAGAAGTCCGTGTAAAGATTGAGCAATCATTTTTTTCCGATTAATACACTCGAAATTGAAGATTCTGTTAGAATGGTTGTATAGTATGCGTCAGGACATATATTATAGGTGTTATCTCTATCGTTAGGGGGTTTATATTAATGTTTAATTTTCCAGAAATATCGATGACTCCCAATTTGAACCGTTGGGAATAGAAATACCGACTCGGTTGGGCTCATTTGTTCGCAGATAAGAAAAAGGCTTCGCGTAAGCCAAGTTTTCTAAAAAACCTTCAAGCATAATGTCCGCCAATTTTCTTACTTCTGTCCAGTGTGACCCCGGCATCAGTATAGCTGGAAGCACGCAATATAGCAGTTGATCCATATTTATCCCGAATGGCATCCATCACATAGCCTATATCGTTTTTCTTCGAACGATCTTCAAATAAATCCAATTGCGTTTCTCCCTTTATAGATAGATTGCCTAGCGTTACATACACATGTCTTATTTTACTTTTAC
Proteins encoded:
- a CDS encoding LLM class flavin-dependent oxidoreductase → MKYGFWLPIFGGWLRNVENESMPPTYDYAKEVIQSAEKWGYDTTLIAELYLNDIKGTDQDSIEAWSTAAALAAVTEKIEIMAAVRPVFHNPAVTAKMAANIDHISKGRFTLNVVSGWWAEEAKQYGGNFTEHDERYERTTEFLEILKGLWTEETFSYDGKFYKIENTQLSPKPVQRPNPVLYAGGESEKGKQVISSLCDAYILHGHTVEEAEAKIVDMKGRREAAGPEPLQSIGMAAYVICRDTEEEAHAELNRITTVKDMSGYAGFEDFTSKSELEQQIQLQDYSVSNRGLRPNLVGTPEQIAKQVLEFEKVGVDLLLLQCSPQLEELERFSKQVMPKVEELRATLTNI
- a CDS encoding S8 family peptidase codes for the protein MSNRKRVWFEEAGRKLDPGLVKHLRGKRKEDPYETTTNSIPIPVIVYFAKDTDKDTKDDLLTTCQKDNISKLDKDLRFHETICGQLTPQMIKQIKDHGAVDRIYYDREVTSFLDIASRQIGSVDIQEQHDLTGNGVTIAVIDTGIHPHADLTNPTNRITAFKDFINDQEDPYDDNGHGTHCAGDAAGNAYQSEGLYIGPAPEASVIGVKALDQDGGGRLSTIIEGIVWCIEHKEEYNIRIISLSLGAQAHESYRDDPLAMATQDAWHEGIVVCAAAGNSGPEPETISTPAINPFIITVGSTDDQDTASRTDDHIADYSSRGPTIDSLIKPDIYSPGTDIISLLAPGSALEQQVPEQIVEETYLQLSGTSMATPICAGVIAQMLEANPNLSPNDVKSILQTTAQPKLDDLWGYIEARTAVEMAINYSTNQQRVAD
- a CDS encoding ATP-grasp domain-containing protein codes for the protein MSKIYVLHENNEWTDHLTDRLEELGLPYEDWLLDNGKVDLTSLPPNGVFYNRMSASSHTRGNRFAPELTSAVLSWLEQNGRTVINGNRALQLELSKVLQYLELEKFGIKTPRTVAAVGKDELLKAAESFEGTKFITKHNRAGKGLGVKLFHSVEALKQYVEGDEFEEPVDGVTLIQEYIESPESFITRCEFVGGKFLYAVRVDTSEGFELCPADACSIEDQFPAGEEESETAKFQVREGFDHPVLEKYEQVLAANDIKIAGIEFIQDKNGEIYTYDINTNTNYNSDAEAKSGKFGMLEVAKHLGEELEKVSGAVLS
- a CDS encoding FAD-binding oxidoreductase, with the translated sequence MDTEVKALINELEKFLRDEQLTMNETVLEEHSTDESYHTPSSPNVVVFPENAAEVSEVVKLADKHQIPVVPYGLGTSLEGHVIPYDHGITIDFSVMNNILEIREKDFLVRVQPGVTRSQLNKELKKYGLFFPVDPGADATLGGMAATNASGTMSVRYGIMRDQVRNLEIVLADGKTIHTGNLAEKSSSGYHLSGIFVGSEGTLGCFTELTLKVYGIPEHQMAARASFNTVDDAVEAVTAILQAGVPIARMELLDEPSMVQANLYSETDYKEVPTLFMEFHGNEAGLAQDVSFAEDILKDFDCLEVAFETETAARNKLWEARHHVLYAYTHGYPGRKLMITDVCLPISELAGAIQNAQEAIRTFNLQGGIVGHVGDGNYHIFLMIDLDNVEEVQKAEQLNEQIVEYALDRGGTCTGEHGVGIGKQKYQEKEHGEALHVMEKIKQALDPRGLLNPNKIVKGRVSAGRE